The Synechococcales cyanobacterium T60_A2020_003 genome segment ATGATGACCCCATTGACAAACCTAATCCCAACGGGCATCGAGTTGGCTTACTTGGCCGCAGCCGTCTGTTTCATTCTGGGATTGAAAAAACTGAGTTCTCCCGCTACGGCACGGCAGGGCAATACGATCGCCGCTGTGGGGATGCTGCTGGCGATCGCCGCAACCTTGCTGAACCAATCCGTCCTCAACTATGAACTGATTTTGCTGGCGATTGTGGCGGGTTCTTTGATTGGGGCGATCGCTGCTCAAAAAGTTGCCATGACTGCCATGCCCCAAATG includes the following:
- a CDS encoding NAD(P)(+) transhydrogenase (Re/Si-specific) subunit beta; translated protein: MTNLIPTGIELAYLAAAVCFILGLKKLSSPATARQGNTIAAVGMLLAIAATLLNQSVLNYELILLAIVAGSLIGAIAAQKVAMTAMPQM